A genomic region of Mustela erminea isolate mMusErm1 chromosome 12, mMusErm1.Pri, whole genome shotgun sequence contains the following coding sequences:
- the PHYHD1 gene encoding phytanoyl-CoA dioxygenase domain-containing protein 1 isoform X1, with the protein MVTLPLPPSFIQATTIGCSPLCPRCRASFQEDGFLVLEGFFFADECAVMQQRIGKLVADMDVPVHCRIEFSTQEEGQLRTKGQGDKDYFLSSGDKIRYFFEKDVFDEKGNFLVPPEKSINKIGHALHAYDPVFRSVTHSPKVQALAKSLGFQMPVVVQSMYIFKQPHFGGEVDPHQDSTFLHTEPLGRLLGLWIALENATLENGCLWFIPGSHTGGVSRRLVRTSDGSKPDVSFLGSEPVRDASLFVPTPARRGDLVLIHGEVVHKSEKNLSDRSRHAYTFHLMESLGTVWSPENWLQPSAELPFPPLYT; encoded by the exons ATGGTGacacttccccttcctccttccttcattcaagCAACTACTATTGGTTGCTCCCCACTGTGTCCCAGATGCCGTGCCTCG TTTCAGGAGGATGGATTCCTGGTGCTGGAAGGATTTTTCTTTGCGGATGAATGTGCCGTCATGCAACAGAGGATTGGCAAGCTAGTGGCTGACATGGATGTCCCTGTCCACTGCCGCATAGAATTTTCTACCCAGGAAGAGGGGCAGCTGAGAACCAAA ggccaGGGTGACAAAGACTATTTCTTGAGCAGTGGTGACAAGATTCGCTACTTCTTTGAGAAAGACGTTTTCGACGAGAAAG GAAATTTCCTGGTCCCTCCGGAGAAATCCATCAATAAAATTGGCCACG CTCTGCATGCCTATGACCCTGTCTTCAGGAGTGTCACACACTCCCCCAAGGTGCAG GCCTTGGCCAAAAGTCTGGGCTTCCAGATGCCCGTGGTCGTGCAGAGCATGTACATCTTCAAG CAACCTCACTTTGGTGGCGAAG TCGACCCTCACCAGGACTCCACCTTCCTGCACACGGAGCCGCTGGGCCGGCTGCTGGGCCTGTGGATAGCGCTGGAGAATGCCACTCTGGAGAACGGCTGCCTCTGGTTCATCCCAGGCTCCCATACCG GTGGGGTGTCAAGAAGGCTGGTACGGACCAGTGATGGCTCGAAGCCTGACGTCAGCTTCCTCGGGTCAGAGCCTGTCCGGGATGCCAGCCTCTTTGTGCCCACCCCAGCGCGGAGAG GGGACCTCGTCCTAATTCACGGGGAAGTGGTACACAAGAGTGAGAAGAACCTCTCCGACCGCTCACGCCACGCCTATACTTTCCACCTCATGGAGAGCTTGGGCACTGTCTGGAGCCCGGAGAACTG GCTCCAGCCCTCAGCTGagctgccctttcccccactgtACACCTGA
- the LRRC8A gene encoding volume-regulated anion channel subunit LRRC8A produces MIPVTELRYFADTQPAYRILKPWWDVFTDYISIVMLMIAVFGGTLQVTQDKMICLPCKWVTKDSCNDSFRGWAAPGPEPSYPNATVLSTPGTGPTGIRYDLDRHQYNYVDAVCYENRLHWFAKYFPYLVLLHTLIFLACSNFWFKFPRTSSKLEHFVSILLKCFDSPWTTRALSETVVEESDPKPAFSKMNGSMDKKSSTVSEDVEATVPMLQRTKSRIEQGIVDRSETGVLDKKEGEQAKALFEKVKKFRTHVEEGDIVYRLYMRQTIIKVIKFVLIICYTVYYVHNIKFDVDCTVDLESLTGYRTYRCAHPLATLFKILASFYISLVIFYGLVCMYTLGWMLRRSLKKYSFESIREESSYSDIPDVKNDFAFMLHLIDQYDPLYSKRFAVFLSEVSENKLRQLNLNNEWTLEKLRQRLTKNAQDKLELHLFMLSGIPDTVFDLVELEVLKLELIPDVTIPPSIAQLTGLQELWLYHTAAKIEAPALAFLRENLRALHIKFTDIKEIPLWIYSLKTLEELHLTGNLSAENNRYIVIDGLRELKRLKVLRLKSNLSKLPQVVTDVGAHLQKLSVSNEGTKLIVLNSLKKMVNLTELELIRCDLERIPHSIFSLHNLQEIDLKDNNLKTIEEIISFQHLHRLTCLKLWYNHIAYIPIQIGNLTNLERLYLNRNKIEKIPTQLFYCRKLRYLDLSHNNLTFLPADIGLLQNLQNLAVTANRIEALPPELFQCRKLRALHLGNNVLQSLPSRVGELTNLTQIELRGNRLECLPVELGECPLLKRSGLVVEEDLFNTLPPEVKERLWRADKEQA; encoded by the exons ATGATTCCAGTGACAGAGCTCCGCTATTTTGCGGACACGCAGCCAGCATACCGGATCCTGAAGCCGTGGTGGGACGTGTTCACCGACTACATCTCCATCGTCATGCTGATGATTGCGGTCTTCGGGGGCACGCTCCAGGTCACCCAGGACAAGATGATCTGCCTGCCTTGTAAGTGGGTCACCAAGGACTCCTGCAATGACTCATTCCGGGGCTGGGCAGCCCCGGGCCCGGAGCCCAGCTACCCCAACGCCACCGTGCTGTCGACCCCCGGCACGGGCCCCACGGGCATCAGGTACGACCTGGACCGGCACCAGTACAACTACGTGGACGCCGTCTGCTACGAGAACCGCCTGCACTGGTTCGCCAAGTACTTCCCCTACCTGGTGCTTCTGCACACGCTCATCTTCCTGGCCTGCAGCAACTTCTGGTTCAAGTTCCCGCGCACCAGCTCGAAGCTGGAGCACTTCGTGTCCATCCTGCTCAAGTGCTTCGACTCGCCCTGGACCACGCGGGCCCTGTCCGAGACGGTGGTGGAAGAGAGCGACCCGAAGCCGGCCTTCAGCAAGATGAACGGCTCCATGGACAAGAAGTCGTCGACGGTCAGCGAGGACGTGGAGGCCACCGTGCCCATGCTGCAGCGGACCAAGTCCCGGATCGAGCAGGGCATCGTGGACCGCTCGGAGACAGGCGTGCTGGAcaagaaggagggggagcaggccaAGGCGCTCTTCGAGAAGGTGAAGAAGTTCCGTACCCATGTGGAGGAGGGGGACATCGTGTACCGCCTGTACATGCGGCAGACCATCATCAAGGTGATCAAGTTCGTCCTCATCATCTGCTACACTGTCTACTACGTGCACAACATCAAGTTCGACGTGGACTGCACCGTGGACCTCGAGAGCCTGACGGGCTACCGCACCTACCGCTGCGCCCACCCCCTGGCCACGCTCTTCAAGATCCTGGCGTCCTTCTACATCAGCCTGGTCATCTTCTACGGCCTCGTCTGCATGTACACGCTCGGGTGGATGCTGCGGCGCTCCCTCAAGAAGTACTCGTTCGAGTCCATCCGTGAGGAGAGCAGCTACAGCGACATCCCTGACGTCAAGAACGACTTCGCCTTCATGCTGCACCTCATCGATCAGTACGACCCGCTCTACTCGAAGCGCTTCGCCGTCTTCCTGTCGGAGGTGAGCGAGAACAAGCTGCGCCAGCTGAACCTCAACAACGAGTGGACTCTGGAGAAGCTGCGCCAGCGGCTCACCAAGAACGCGCAGGACAAGCTGGAGCTGCACCTGTTCATGCTCAGCGGCATCCCCGATACCGTGTTTGACCTGGTGGAGCTGGAGGTGCTGAAGCTGGAGCTGATCCCAGACGTGACCATCCCGCCTAGCATCGCGCAGCTCACGGGGCTCCAGGAGCTCTGGCTGTACCACACAGCGGCCAAAATCGAGGCGCCCGCCCTGGCCTTCCTGCGCGAGAACCTGCGGGCCCTGCACATCAAGTTCACGGACATCAAGGAGATCCCGCTGTGGATCTACAGCCTGAAGACCCTGGAGGAGCTGCACCTGACGGGCAACCTCAGCGCCGAGAACAACCGCTACATTGTCATTGACGGGCTGCGCGAGCTCAAGCGCCTGAAGGTGCTGCGGCTCAAGAGCAACCTGAGCAAACTGCCGCAGGTGGTCACCGACGTGGGCGCGCACCTGCAGAAGCTGTCCGTCAGCAACGAGGGCACCAAGCTCATCGTGCTCAACAGCCTCAAGAAGATGGTCAACCTGACCGAGCTCGAGCTGATCCGCTGCGACCTGGAGCGGATCCCGCACTCCATCTTCAGCCTCCACAACCTGCAGGAGATCGACCTCAAGGACAACAACCTCAAGACCATCGAGGAGATCATCAGCTTCCAGCACCTGCACCGCCTCACCTGCCTTAAGCTCTGGTACAACCACATCGCCTACATCCCCATCCAGATCGGCAACCTCACCAACCTCGAGCGCCTCTACCTGAACCGCAACAAGATCGAGAAGATCCCCACCCAGCTCTTCTACTGCCGCAAGCTGCGCTACCtggacctcagccacaacaacctGACCTTCCTCCCCGCTGACATCGGCCTCCTGCAGAACCTCCAGAACCTGGCCGTCACGGCCAACCGG ATCGAGGCGCTGCCTCCAGAACTCTTCCAGTGCCGGAAGCTGAGGGCCCTGCACCTGGGCAACAACGTGCTGCAGTCTCTGCCCTCGCGGGTGGGCGAGCTGACCAACCTGACCCAGATCGAGCTGCGGGGCAACCGGCTCGAGTGCCTGCCCGTGGAGCTGGGCGAGTGCCCGCTGCTCAAGCGCAGCGGCCTGGTGGTGGAGGAGGACCTGTTCAACACACTGCCCCCCGAGGTGAAGGAGCGGCTCTGGAGGGCGGACAAGGAGCAGGCCTGA
- the PHYHD1 gene encoding phytanoyl-CoA dioxygenase domain-containing protein 1 isoform X2, with product MSCLSPSQLQKFQEDGFLVLEGFFFADECAVMQQRIGKLVADMDVPVHCRIEFSTQEEGQLRTKGQGDKDYFLSSGDKIRYFFEKDVFDEKGNFLVPPEKSINKIGHALHAYDPVFRSVTHSPKVQALAKSLGFQMPVVVQSMYIFKQPHFGGEVDPHQDSTFLHTEPLGRLLGLWIALENATLENGCLWFIPGSHTGGVSRRLVRTSDGSKPDVSFLGSEPVRDASLFVPTPARRGDLVLIHGEVVHKSEKNLSDRSRHAYTFHLMESLGTVWSPENWLQPSAELPFPPLYT from the exons ATGTCCTGCCTGAGTCCCTCGCAGCTCCAGAAG TTTCAGGAGGATGGATTCCTGGTGCTGGAAGGATTTTTCTTTGCGGATGAATGTGCCGTCATGCAACAGAGGATTGGCAAGCTAGTGGCTGACATGGATGTCCCTGTCCACTGCCGCATAGAATTTTCTACCCAGGAAGAGGGGCAGCTGAGAACCAAA ggccaGGGTGACAAAGACTATTTCTTGAGCAGTGGTGACAAGATTCGCTACTTCTTTGAGAAAGACGTTTTCGACGAGAAAG GAAATTTCCTGGTCCCTCCGGAGAAATCCATCAATAAAATTGGCCACG CTCTGCATGCCTATGACCCTGTCTTCAGGAGTGTCACACACTCCCCCAAGGTGCAG GCCTTGGCCAAAAGTCTGGGCTTCCAGATGCCCGTGGTCGTGCAGAGCATGTACATCTTCAAG CAACCTCACTTTGGTGGCGAAG TCGACCCTCACCAGGACTCCACCTTCCTGCACACGGAGCCGCTGGGCCGGCTGCTGGGCCTGTGGATAGCGCTGGAGAATGCCACTCTGGAGAACGGCTGCCTCTGGTTCATCCCAGGCTCCCATACCG GTGGGGTGTCAAGAAGGCTGGTACGGACCAGTGATGGCTCGAAGCCTGACGTCAGCTTCCTCGGGTCAGAGCCTGTCCGGGATGCCAGCCTCTTTGTGCCCACCCCAGCGCGGAGAG GGGACCTCGTCCTAATTCACGGGGAAGTGGTACACAAGAGTGAGAAGAACCTCTCCGACCGCTCACGCCACGCCTATACTTTCCACCTCATGGAGAGCTTGGGCACTGTCTGGAGCCCGGAGAACTG GCTCCAGCCCTCAGCTGagctgccctttcccccactgtACACCTGA
- the DOLK gene encoding dolichol kinase — protein MTRVHAPPASATGAPLSGSVLAESAVVFAVVLSIHATVWDRYSWCAVALAVQAFYVQYKWDRLLQQGSAVFQFRMSANSGLLPASMVMPLLGLVMKERCQSVGNPYFERFGIVVAATGMAVALFSSVLALGITRPVPTNTCVISGLAGGVIIYIMKHSLSVGEVIEVLEVLLIFVYLNMILLYLLPRCFTPGEALLVLGGISFMLNQLIKRSLTVVESQGDPVDFFLLVVVVGMVLVGIFFSTLFVFMDSGTWASSIFFHLMTCVLGLGVVLPWLHRLIRKNPLLWLLQFLFQTETRVYLLVYWSLLAILACLVVLYQNAKRSSSESKKHQAPTITRKYFHFIVVATYIPGIIFDRTLLYVAATICLAVFIFLEYVRYFRIKPLGHTLRSLLSLFLDERDSGPLILTHIYLLLGMSLPIWLVPRPCTQKGSLGGARALVPYAGVLAVGVGDTVASIFGSTMGEIHWPGTKKTFEGTMTSIFAQIISVALILIFDSGVDLNYSYAWILGSISIVSLLEAYTTQIDNLLLPLYLLILLMA, from the coding sequence ATGACTCGAGTGCACGCTCCCCCGGCGTCGGCGACCGGGGCACCGCTGAGCGGGTCGGTGCTGGCGGAGTCAGCAGTAGTGTTCGCAGTGGTGCTAAGCATCCACGCAACCGTGTGGGACCGATACTCGTGGTGCGCCGTGGCTCTCGCAGTGCAGGCTTTCTACGTCCAGTACAAGTGGGACCGGCTGCTACAGCAGGGAAGCGCTGTCTTCCAGTTCCGCATGTCCGCCAACAGTGGTCTGCTGCCGGCATCAATGGTCATGCCTTTGCTGGGACTGGTCATGAAGGAGCGTTGCCAGTCTGTGGGGAACCCATACTTTGAGCGCTTTGGAATTGTGGTGGCAGCTACTGGCATGGCAGTGGCCCTCTTCTCTTCAGTGTTGGCCCTGGGCATCACTCGCCCAGTGCCCACCAACACTTGTGTCATCTCAGGCTTGGCTGGAGGTGTCATCATTTATATCATGAAGCACTCACTCAGTGTGGGCGAGGTGATCGAGGTCCTGGAGGTCCTGCTGATCTTCGTCTACCTCAACATGATCCTGCTGTACCTGCTGCCCCGCTGCTTTACCCCTGGGGAGGCACTGCTTGTTTTGGGTGGCATCAGCTTTATGCTCAACCAGCTCATCAAGCGCTCTCTGACTGTGGTGGAAAGCCAGGGAGACCCAGTGGATTTCTtcctgctggtggtggtggtcggGATGGTGCTGGTGGGCATCTTCTTCAGCACCCTCTTTGTCTTCATGGACTCAGGTACCTGGGCTTCCTCCATCTTCTTCCACCTCATGACCTGTGTGCTGGGCCTTGGCGTGGTCCTCCCCTGGCTGCACCGGCTCATCCGCAAGAACCCCCTGCTCTGGCTTCTACAGTTCCTCTTCCAGACAGAGACCCGCGTCTACCTCCTAGTCTACTGGTCTCTGCTGGCCATCTTAGCCTGCCTGGTGGTACTTTACCAGAATGCCAAGCGGTCATCTTCTGAGTCCAAGAAGCACCAGGCCCCCACCATTACCCGAAAATATTTCCACTTCATTGTGGTAGCCACCTACATCCCGGGTATCATCTTTGACCGGACACTGCTCTATGTAGCTGCCACCATATGTCTGGCAGTCTTCATCTTCCTGGAGTACGTGCGCTATTTCCGCATCAAGCCCCTGGGCCACACTCTGAGGAGCCTCCTGTCCCTTTTCCTAGATGAACGAGACAGTGGACCACTCATCCTGACACACATTTACCTGCTCCTGGGCATGTCTCTTCCCATCTGGCTAGTGCCCAGACCCTGCACACAGAAGGGCAGCTTGGGGGGAGCAAGGGCCCTAGTACCCTATGCAGGGGTCCTGGCTGTGGGTGTGGGCGACACTGTGGCCTCCATCTTTGGCAGCACCATGGGGGAAATCCACTGGCCTGGAACCAAAAAGACTTTTGAGGGGACCATGACCTCTATATTTGCCCAGATCATTTCTGTAGCTCTGATTTTAATCTTTGACAGTGGAGTGGACCTAAACTACAGTTATGCTTGGATTTTGGGCTCTATCAGCATCGTGTCCCTCCTAGAAGCGTACACTACGCAGATAGACAATCTCCTCTTGCCTCTCTACCTCCTGATATTGCTGATGGCCTAG
- the PHYHD1 gene encoding phytanoyl-CoA dioxygenase domain-containing protein 1 isoform X3 — protein sequence MVTLPLPPSFIQATTIGCSPLCPRCRASFQEDGFLVLEGFFFADECAVMQQRIGKLVADMDVPVHCRIEFSTQEEGQLRTKGQGDKDYFLSSGDKIRYFFEKDVFDEKGNFLVPPEKSINKIGHALHAYDPVFRSVTHSPKVQALAKSLGFQMPVVVQSMYIFKQPHFGGEVDPHQDSTFLHTEPLGRLLGLWIALENATLENGCLWFIPGSHTGDLVLIHGEVVHKSEKNLSDRSRHAYTFHLMESLGTVWSPENWLQPSAELPFPPLYT from the exons ATGGTGacacttccccttcctccttccttcattcaagCAACTACTATTGGTTGCTCCCCACTGTGTCCCAGATGCCGTGCCTCG TTTCAGGAGGATGGATTCCTGGTGCTGGAAGGATTTTTCTTTGCGGATGAATGTGCCGTCATGCAACAGAGGATTGGCAAGCTAGTGGCTGACATGGATGTCCCTGTCCACTGCCGCATAGAATTTTCTACCCAGGAAGAGGGGCAGCTGAGAACCAAA ggccaGGGTGACAAAGACTATTTCTTGAGCAGTGGTGACAAGATTCGCTACTTCTTTGAGAAAGACGTTTTCGACGAGAAAG GAAATTTCCTGGTCCCTCCGGAGAAATCCATCAATAAAATTGGCCACG CTCTGCATGCCTATGACCCTGTCTTCAGGAGTGTCACACACTCCCCCAAGGTGCAG GCCTTGGCCAAAAGTCTGGGCTTCCAGATGCCCGTGGTCGTGCAGAGCATGTACATCTTCAAG CAACCTCACTTTGGTGGCGAAG TCGACCCTCACCAGGACTCCACCTTCCTGCACACGGAGCCGCTGGGCCGGCTGCTGGGCCTGTGGATAGCGCTGGAGAATGCCACTCTGGAGAACGGCTGCCTCTGGTTCATCCCAGGCTCCCATACCG GGGACCTCGTCCTAATTCACGGGGAAGTGGTACACAAGAGTGAGAAGAACCTCTCCGACCGCTCACGCCACGCCTATACTTTCCACCTCATGGAGAGCTTGGGCACTGTCTGGAGCCCGGAGAACTG GCTCCAGCCCTCAGCTGagctgccctttcccccactgtACACCTGA